From a single candidate division WOR-1 bacterium RIFOXYB2_FULL_36_35 genomic region:
- a CDS encoding 50S ribosomal protein L32: MPVPKKRHSRSRQGKRRAESFRATLPNLAKCPSCGEPVLPHNACLSCGTYKGRAVIKIKQPKKKGKE; this comes from the coding sequence ATGCCTGTACCAAAGAAAAGACATTCAAGATCGAGGCAAGGAAAGAGAAGGGCTGAATCTTTTAGGGCGACGCTCCCTAATTTAGCTAAATGTCCTTCTTGCGGAGAGCCAGTTCTTCCTCATAATGCCTGTTTGTCTTGTGGCACCTATAAGGGAAGAGCAGTTATTAAAATAAAACAACCGAAGAAAAAGGGGAAGGAGTAG